The Tenrec ecaudatus isolate mTenEca1 chromosome 14, mTenEca1.hap1, whole genome shotgun sequence genome contains a region encoding:
- the LOC142425790 gene encoding LOW QUALITY PROTEIN: protein aurora borealis-like (The sequence of the model RefSeq protein was modified relative to this genomic sequence to represent the inferred CDS: inserted 1 base in 1 codon) codes for MGDAKESRMQITPETPGRIPVLNLFESPSDYCNLHEQTLSSPSVFKCAKLPTPGKFRWSIDQLAVINPVEIDPEDIHRQALYLSHSRIDKDVEDKRQKAIEEFFTKDAIVPSPWMDQGKQLAQHHSSKCININSESPIGRKLTVHSEKSHAACQTLXLGDYFKADEYPDQSPGNLSSSSLRRKLFLDGNGSLSDSSPASPRSSHGETQASLEVFCSIDLSPVRSKSPAQTPSSGQFSSSPIQDNVKKYSLGSIASHSPISSPTLSLIAFQIGKVPLSEQRKLAFHSPDASSRPTPHGITHPHLGSPYRDGHSSVQSWSPMRLEMCGRGAQYRASLIRIPFALETHSEDEEEKENTPPLDISIAAADAAAGAQQQQVDSGALPHGTHLVVTAMSLTESQASASEKDLALLQDVEVEAENNTVHMADPADTADEDPFHLKEAVHNRSLPVAEFMSGIAFSIEHSHMGMVPLAESSVIPSENSNMQMDSGYTTQTYGSNITDTVGAESYCEESDAQTCGVKNKSAFLNTKGDHTTQRC; via the exons ATGGGAGATGCCAAAGAATCGAGAATGCAAATAACACCAGAAACTCCAGGAAGGATCCCTGTTTTAAACCTTTTCGAAAGTCCTAGTGACTATTGTAACCTCCACGAGCAAACTCTTTCCAGCCCGTCTGTCTTCAAATGTGCAAAGTTACC AACTCCAGGGAAATTTAGATGGTCTATTGATCAACTAGCTGTAATAAATCCTGTAGAAATAGACCCAGAGGACATTCATCGCCAAGCCTTATACTTAAGTCATTCGCGAATAGATAAAGATGTGGAAGACAAAAGACAAAAAGCCATTGAAGAGTTTTTCACCAAAGACGCCATCGTGCCCTCTCCATGGATGGATCAAGGAAAGCAGCTGGCGCAGCATCATTCCAGTAAATGTATAAACATAAATAGTGAATCTCCAATTGGAAGAAAGTTGACCGTTCATTCTGAGAAAAGCCATGCTGCCTGCCAGACGC CTCTCGGTGACTATTTCAAAGCTGATGAATATCCAGACCAGTCTCCGGGAAACCTCAGCTCTTCATCTCTCAGAAGAAAGCTGTTCTTGGATGGGAATGGAAGTTTGTCTGACTCCTCTCCAGCTTCTCCCCGCAGTTCTCATGGTGAAACCCAGGCATCACTTGAGGTTTTCTGTTCAATAGATCTGTCTCCTGTACGAAGCAAGAGCCCTGCCCAAACACCAAGCTCGGGGCAGTTTTCTTCTAGCCCAATTCAGGATAATGTGAAAAAATACAGCCTGGGAAGCATAGCAAGTCATTCCCCTATTTCTTCACCCACATTGTCACTAATTGCATTTCAAATAGGAAAGGTACCACTCTCAGAACAAAGGAAGCTTGCATTTCATTCTCCGGATGCTTCATCTAGACCAACTCCTCATGGGATTACTCATCCGCACTTGGGAAGTCCTTATCGAGATGGCCACTCTTCAGTTCAAAGCTGGTCTCCCATGCGACTGGAGATGTGTGGCCGTGGTGCTCAGTATCGGGCCTCGCTGATTCGGATTCCTTTTGCCCTTGAGACTCACAGCGAAgatgaagaagagaaagagaacacACCTCCCCTTGACATCTCGATAGCAGCCGCAGATGCTGCTGCCGGGGCGCAGCAGCAGCAGGTGGACAGCGGTGCTTTGCCACATGGCACACATTTAGTGGTGACAGCCATGTCTCTCACGGAGAGTCAGGCCAGCGCCTCTGAGAAAGATCTGGCGCTCTTGCAGGATGTCGAGGTGGAGGCGGAGAATAACACCGTGCATATGGCAGATCCCGCGGACACAGCCGACGAGGACCCGTTCCACCTAAAGGAGGCGGTTCACAATCGGAGTCTCCCCGTGGCTGAGTTTATGAGTGGAATCGCTTTCAGTATCGAACACTCTCATATGGGCATGGTGCCTCTTGCAGAAAGCAGTGTCATCCCCTCTGAGAACAGTAACATGCAGATGGACAGTGGCTACACTACACAGACGTATGGAAGCAACATCACGGATACGGTTGGGGCGGAGAGTTACTGCGAAGAAAGCGATGCGCAGACCTGTGGCGTTAAGAATAAATCTGCATTTCTTAATACAAAGGGAGACCACACAACCCAGAGGTGCTGA